One genomic segment of Drosophila melanogaster chromosome 3R includes these proteins:
- the Tim17b gene encoding translocase of the inner mitochondrial membrane 17b, isoform B, producing MEEYAREPCPYRIVDDCGGAFAMGCIGGGVFQAIKGFRNAPSGLNRRLVGSIIAIKTRSPVIAGNFAVWGGMFSTIDCTLVHFRKKEDPWNSIISGAATGGILAARNGVPAMAGSAIIGGVLLALIEGVGILFTRISADQFKNPIPPAEDPVALGDPGRNFSFESASNRTQYQ from the exons ATGGAGGAATACGCTCGGGAACCTTGCCCTTACAGAATAGTTGATGATTGTGGTGGCGCATTTGCGATGGGTTGCATAGGGGGCGGAGTATTTCAAGCAATAAAAGGATTTCGAAATGCACCTTCTGGCTTAAATAGAAGATTG GTGGGAAGCATAATTGCTATAAAAACACGGTCACCCGTTATAGCAGGCAATTTTGCTGTCTGGGGTGGTATGTTCAGTACCATTGATTGTACCCTTGTCCACTTTCGAAAAAAAGAAGATCCGTGGAATTCGATTATAAGTGGCGCTGCAACTGGAGGAATATTAGCCGCTCGAAATG GCGTTCCAGCTATGGCAGGTAGCGCAATAATCGGGGGCGTACTCTTAGCTCTTATCGAAGGTGTTGGAATACTGTTTACAAGAATTTCTGCTGACCAGTTTAAAAATCCGATACCACCTGCAGAAGACCCCGTAGCCCTTGGAGATCCTGGAAgaaatttttcatttgaatCCGCTTCTAACCGAACACAATATCAATAA
- the CG41128 gene encoding uncharacterized protein — MTSRDNIFEEKICNRLDHCVSDVLIKGCGGVIIGSAVSFLILKRRAWPVWLGAGFGMGIAYRTCEKDLNSLK; from the exons atgacTTCTCGCGATAATATTTTCGAGGAAAAAATATGCAATAGATTAGATCATTGCGTTTCTGATGTATTAATTAAAGGAT GTGGAGGCGTAATTATTGGATCTGCTGTATCTTTCTTAATTTTAAAGAGACGAGCATGGCCTGTATGGCTCGGCGCTGGATTTGGAATGGGCATCGCTTATAGGACGTGTGAAAAggatttaaattctttaaaataa